A stretch of Microbacterium sp. LWH3-1.2 DNA encodes these proteins:
- a CDS encoding ATP-binding cassette domain-containing protein, whose protein sequence is MTFRPGPLRAAAILAAGFVAARVVYRILFHGADGDGLVLLDLPAVRLPSPFAHVVLLGPVTGDGLWDAAASALPIALAILAFGVVNSVVDLHRVFARASRRGPLRGIARALAIAAATLPSLADGARAVRFAQRLRGERGGARMLLPLLERTLERAAAVAAALELRGFAGRGLDGDCLAPVEAAGVEIGFGDGVPGRGIRLRSSLALAAGTLTLVVGATGSGKSTLLRAISGLHLHTDGGWIAGSLRVVGHERAAVPPRDLARRVGVVLQHPRDAFATERVRDEIGLSLELRGVAPVIAAVRVAEVADRVGVAPLLDRPTRGLSAGEATLVAIAAAIVEHPILLLVDEPLADLDADARARIAGLLDALAHEAGMCVVVAEHRVDAVAGIADTVLRIDDGVIASAESPTGSGRSADVRGARDAPRTHGMRPEPVGPRERVLRARGITVRHRDMVAVAGADVELHVGEIVALVGPNGAGKSSLLTALALPAREMEIESIGRVALVPDASDDLFVADTAAAECRRADRRSARAAAPATAARFAGFLGLDPGSPVFAARMARHPRDLSAGERRCLALAIQLAGSPRVLMVDEPTRGLDPAARDLVWGALTSLAASGTAVLVASHEPALIALADRTLTMSAGVLAAASVPVAPPAIRSSGTPFDRSQDQHRGDWSAARDDEAVDDGRVESPAKGGEDGTTTDAGYRGAGSTGPRARGGGVGGRRGPRRRRRAPAPLAALAGANLVALGAFCWPLVATAVPEQAYAAVPIAALALVPLAALVVVATLDGSVRSAHMLALLGTLAAIGAAVRIAGTGVGGVEAVFVLLILAGRAYGARFGMLLGMATIALSTLITGTFGPWTPFQMFACAWVGAIAGLLPRRMSAVGEIAMLSVYGVVASYAFGLLMNLWFWPFAVGYGTGISYDGSAPLEVNLSSFLLYSLVTSTLSWDTLRAITTVIGLVVVGRPILAALRRTKPLASGAASVAAPRERAAALS, encoded by the coding sequence ATGACGTTCCGACCCGGTCCCCTGCGAGCCGCGGCGATCCTCGCCGCAGGGTTCGTGGCGGCCCGGGTCGTCTACCGCATCCTCTTCCACGGCGCCGACGGCGACGGCCTCGTCCTGCTGGACCTTCCGGCGGTGCGACTGCCGTCACCGTTCGCGCATGTGGTGCTGCTGGGCCCCGTCACGGGAGACGGACTGTGGGATGCTGCGGCCAGCGCCCTGCCGATCGCCCTCGCGATCCTGGCCTTCGGCGTGGTGAACTCCGTCGTCGATCTGCACCGGGTGTTCGCACGCGCGTCGCGACGCGGCCCGCTCCGCGGCATCGCGCGGGCCCTCGCGATCGCGGCGGCGACGCTGCCTTCCCTGGCCGACGGCGCCAGGGCGGTGCGGTTCGCGCAGCGCCTCCGCGGCGAACGCGGCGGGGCACGGATGCTGCTGCCCCTTCTGGAACGCACACTCGAGCGCGCCGCGGCCGTGGCCGCGGCGCTCGAGCTGCGGGGCTTCGCGGGGCGCGGGCTCGACGGGGACTGCCTGGCCCCTGTCGAGGCCGCGGGCGTGGAGATCGGCTTCGGCGACGGCGTCCCGGGACGAGGCATCCGTCTTCGGTCTTCGCTCGCGCTCGCGGCGGGCACGCTCACGCTCGTCGTCGGGGCGACGGGATCGGGCAAGTCGACCCTGCTCCGCGCGATCTCAGGGCTGCACCTGCACACGGACGGCGGCTGGATCGCCGGGTCGCTGCGGGTCGTCGGGCACGAGCGCGCCGCCGTGCCCCCGCGCGACCTCGCGCGGCGCGTAGGCGTGGTGCTGCAGCATCCGCGTGACGCGTTCGCCACCGAGCGTGTGCGCGATGAGATCGGGCTCTCGCTCGAACTGCGCGGTGTCGCACCCGTGATCGCCGCCGTCCGGGTAGCCGAGGTCGCCGACCGCGTCGGGGTCGCGCCGCTGCTCGACCGCCCTACGCGGGGTCTCTCGGCGGGCGAGGCGACGCTCGTCGCGATCGCGGCTGCGATCGTCGAGCATCCCATCCTGCTGCTGGTCGACGAGCCGCTCGCCGACCTCGACGCCGACGCCCGCGCGCGGATCGCGGGACTGCTCGACGCTCTCGCGCACGAGGCCGGGATGTGCGTGGTGGTGGCCGAGCACCGCGTGGACGCGGTCGCAGGGATCGCCGACACGGTGCTGAGGATCGACGACGGCGTGATCGCTTCCGCGGAGTCCCCCACGGGTTCGGGGCGCAGCGCGGACGTTCGGGGCGCACGGGATGCGCCCCGGACACACGGGATGCGCCCCGAACCCGTGGGACCACGGGAGCGCGTGCTGCGCGCCCGCGGAATCACCGTGCGCCACCGCGACATGGTGGCCGTGGCCGGGGCGGACGTCGAGCTGCACGTGGGCGAGATCGTCGCCCTCGTGGGGCCGAACGGCGCCGGCAAGTCGAGCCTGCTCACCGCGCTCGCGCTGCCGGCCCGAGAGATGGAGATCGAGTCGATCGGTCGGGTGGCACTGGTTCCGGATGCCTCGGACGACCTCTTCGTCGCCGACACCGCTGCGGCCGAATGCCGCCGCGCCGATCGTCGGTCGGCGCGAGCCGCCGCACCCGCGACCGCCGCGCGATTCGCGGGATTCCTGGGCCTCGACCCCGGTTCCCCCGTGTTCGCGGCGCGGATGGCACGGCACCCGCGCGACCTCTCAGCCGGCGAACGGCGCTGCCTCGCCCTGGCGATCCAGCTCGCGGGTTCGCCGCGCGTGCTGATGGTGGACGAACCCACGCGCGGCCTCGACCCCGCCGCCCGAGACCTGGTCTGGGGGGCGCTGACCTCGCTCGCCGCATCCGGCACCGCGGTGCTGGTGGCGTCGCACGAGCCCGCCCTCATCGCCCTCGCCGACCGCACCCTGACGATGAGCGCGGGCGTGCTGGCCGCAGCATCCGTTCCGGTGGCCCCGCCCGCGATCCGCTCTTCGGGCACTCCCTTCGACCGTTCGCAGGACCAGCACCGGGGCGACTGGTCGGCTGCCCGGGATGATGAGGCTGTCGACGACGGTCGCGTGGAGAGTCCTGCAAAGGGTGGAGAAGACGGGACGACAACTGACGCAGGGTATCGCGGCGCCGGATCCACCGGACCCCGTGCACGCGGTGGAGGCGTCGGCGGACGCCGCGGCCCGCGGCGGCGCCGGCGCGCACCAGCGCCGCTCGCCGCACTCGCGGGCGCGAACCTCGTTGCGCTCGGTGCGTTCTGCTGGCCCCTCGTCGCGACCGCCGTGCCCGAGCAGGCATACGCGGCCGTGCCGATCGCGGCGCTTGCGCTGGTGCCGCTCGCGGCGCTCGTCGTCGTCGCGACGCTCGACGGCAGCGTGCGGTCGGCTCACATGCTCGCGCTCCTCGGCACGCTCGCCGCGATCGGTGCGGCCGTGCGCATCGCGGGCACCGGCGTCGGGGGCGTCGAGGCGGTGTTCGTCCTGCTGATCCTCGCCGGCCGCGCCTACGGCGCAAGGTTCGGGATGCTGCTCGGAATGGCGACCATCGCCCTCTCCACCCTCATCACCGGCACGTTCGGACCGTGGACGCCGTTCCAGATGTTCGCGTGCGCATGGGTCGGCGCGATCGCCGGACTGCTCCCCCGGCGCATGTCCGCCGTCGGCGAGATCGCGATGCTGAGCGTCTACGGCGTCGTCGCCTCGTACGCGTTCGGCCTGCTGATGAACCTGTGGTTCTGGCCCTTCGCCGTCGGCTACGGCACCGGCATCTCGTACGACGGCAGCGCGCCGCTCGAGGTGAACCTCTCGAGCTTCCTGCTGTACTCGCTCGTCACCTCGACCCTCAGCTGGGACACCCTCCGCGCGATCACCACCGTCATCGGACTGGTGGTCGTCGGCCGGCCGATCCTCGCGGCCCTGCGCCGCACGAAGCCGCTGGCGTCGGGCGCCGCATCCGTCGCCGCCCCGCGAGAGCGCGCCGCTGCCCTATCGTGA
- the metH gene encoding methionine synthase, whose translation MTAAPPAPRFSLDIDGVPRPARSQQLLDGVRERVVIADGAMGTMLQRYDLSIDSDFQGLEGCNEILNVSRPDVVGEIHDAYLAVGVDAVETNTFGANWSNLDDYGIVDRIAELAERGARIARERVEAAEAADGRVRWVLGSMGPGTKLPSLGHTTYDNLKQTFALQAEGLIDGGADAFLVETSQDLLQTKAAINGCRQAIVSRGIRLPIFVEVTVETTGTMLMGSEIGAALTAIEPLGVDAIGLNCATGPTEMSEHLRHLSKHATVPIACMPNAGLPVLGANGAHYPLTPVELATAHEQFVREFGLGLVGGCCGTTPEHLAAVVERLRPVGGAEARRPELDPGVASLYQHVSFQQDASYLAIGERTNANGSKAFREAMLEERWDDCVEIARDQIRVGAHLLDVCIDYVGRDGVADIREVVSRFASASTLPLVVDSTEPAVIAAGLELIGGRPVVNSVNYEDGDGPTSRFGRIMPLVKEHGTAVVALTIDEHGQARTAEGKVRIASRLVDELVGEWGLRVNDIIVDCLTFPIATGQEETRRDAIETIEAIRQITAKYPGINTTLGVSNVSFGLNPAARSVLNSAFLHEAVEAGLTSGIIDAAKIVPLASISEEQRKVALDLVWDRREYDADGNVTYDPLARMLDLFAGVDTAALRNQRAAELAALPVGERLERRIIDGEGKGLEADLDLARAGGLSPLQIINDHLLEGMKIVGERFGAGEMQLPFVLQSAEVMKNAVALLEPHMEKSDASGKGRIVLATVRGDVHDIGKNLVDIILTNNGYDVINLGIKQPIADIIAAAEEHGADVIGMSGLLVKSTVVMKENLEELTSRGLGTKWPVILGGAALTRAYVEDDLASLFDGEVRYARDAFEGLALMEPLVKIARGADPASVGLPALKKRRHAVGSKLTLTEPEAMPARSDVASDNPVPAPPFWGTRIVRGLALHDYAAFLDERATFMGQWGLKPGRGEDGATYEQLVETEGRPRLRYWLDRILAEGMLDASVAYGFFPVVSEGNDVVVLHHGDDPSGVLGAAGLLAPDGGSGGAVGTDRLRFHFPRQRRDRHLCLADFVRSRESGHVDVLPVQLVTAGANIDSVTAKLFAEDKYRDYYELNGLVMQLTEALAEFWHARIRSELGFSHEDPTDTAGLFKLEYRGARFSLGYPACPDMEDRRKVVELLRPERMGVELSEELQLHPEQSTDAFVFHHPEAKYFSV comes from the coding sequence GTGACCGCAGCACCGCCCGCACCCCGGTTCAGCCTCGACATCGACGGGGTTCCCAGGCCCGCGCGCTCGCAGCAGCTGCTCGACGGCGTGCGTGAGCGGGTCGTCATCGCCGACGGGGCCATGGGCACCATGCTTCAGCGGTACGACCTGTCGATCGACAGCGACTTCCAGGGGCTCGAGGGGTGCAACGAGATCCTCAACGTGTCGCGCCCGGACGTCGTGGGGGAGATCCACGACGCGTACCTCGCGGTCGGCGTCGACGCCGTCGAGACGAACACGTTCGGCGCGAACTGGTCGAACCTCGACGACTACGGCATCGTCGATCGCATCGCCGAGCTCGCCGAGAGGGGCGCCCGCATCGCGCGCGAGCGCGTCGAGGCCGCCGAGGCAGCCGACGGCCGCGTGCGCTGGGTGCTCGGTTCGATGGGTCCGGGCACGAAGCTCCCCAGCCTCGGGCACACCACCTACGACAACCTCAAGCAGACCTTCGCGCTGCAGGCCGAAGGCCTCATCGACGGCGGTGCCGACGCCTTCCTGGTGGAGACGAGCCAGGATCTCCTTCAGACGAAGGCCGCGATCAACGGCTGTCGTCAGGCGATCGTGAGCCGCGGCATCCGTCTTCCGATCTTCGTCGAGGTGACCGTCGAGACCACCGGCACCATGCTCATGGGCTCCGAGATCGGCGCGGCGCTCACCGCGATCGAGCCGCTGGGTGTCGACGCGATCGGCCTCAACTGCGCCACCGGGCCGACCGAGATGAGCGAGCACCTGCGGCACCTCTCGAAGCACGCGACGGTGCCCATCGCCTGCATGCCCAACGCGGGGCTTCCGGTGCTGGGGGCGAACGGCGCGCACTACCCGCTGACGCCCGTCGAGCTCGCGACCGCGCACGAGCAGTTCGTTCGCGAGTTCGGGCTCGGACTGGTCGGCGGATGCTGCGGCACCACGCCCGAGCACCTCGCCGCGGTCGTCGAGCGCCTGCGCCCGGTCGGCGGCGCCGAGGCGCGCCGCCCGGAGCTCGATCCCGGCGTCGCGTCGCTGTACCAGCACGTGTCGTTCCAGCAGGACGCCTCGTACCTCGCGATCGGCGAGCGCACCAACGCGAACGGCTCGAAGGCGTTTCGCGAGGCCATGCTCGAGGAGCGCTGGGATGACTGCGTCGAGATCGCCCGCGACCAGATCCGGGTGGGCGCGCACCTGCTCGACGTCTGCATCGACTATGTGGGCCGCGACGGTGTCGCCGACATCCGCGAGGTCGTCTCGCGCTTCGCCTCGGCGTCGACCCTGCCCCTCGTGGTCGACTCGACCGAGCCTGCCGTCATCGCGGCGGGGCTGGAGCTCATCGGCGGACGCCCGGTCGTGAACTCGGTGAACTACGAGGACGGCGACGGCCCGACCTCCCGCTTCGGCCGCATCATGCCGCTCGTCAAGGAGCACGGCACCGCCGTCGTCGCGCTGACGATCGACGAGCACGGTCAGGCCCGCACGGCCGAGGGCAAGGTGCGGATCGCGTCACGCCTCGTCGACGAGCTCGTGGGCGAGTGGGGCCTGCGCGTCAACGACATCATCGTCGACTGCCTCACCTTCCCGATCGCGACCGGCCAGGAGGAGACCCGCCGCGACGCCATCGAGACGATCGAGGCGATCCGGCAGATCACCGCCAAGTACCCCGGCATCAACACCACGCTCGGCGTCTCGAACGTGTCGTTCGGGCTCAACCCGGCCGCGCGGAGCGTGCTGAACTCGGCGTTCCTGCACGAGGCCGTGGAAGCGGGCCTCACCTCGGGCATCATCGACGCGGCGAAGATCGTGCCGCTCGCCTCCATCTCTGAGGAGCAGCGCAAGGTCGCCCTCGACCTGGTGTGGGACCGCCGCGAGTACGACGCCGACGGCAACGTCACGTACGACCCGCTGGCACGGATGCTCGACCTCTTCGCCGGCGTCGACACCGCGGCCCTGCGCAACCAGCGGGCGGCTGAGCTCGCCGCCCTGCCGGTCGGCGAGCGGCTCGAGCGCCGCATCATCGACGGTGAGGGCAAGGGCCTCGAGGCCGACCTCGATCTCGCCCGCGCGGGCGGCCTGTCGCCCCTGCAGATCATCAACGACCACCTGCTCGAAGGCATGAAGATCGTCGGCGAACGGTTCGGCGCCGGCGAGATGCAGCTGCCGTTCGTGCTGCAGTCGGCCGAGGTGATGAAGAACGCGGTCGCGCTCCTCGAACCGCACATGGAGAAGTCGGATGCCTCGGGCAAGGGCCGCATCGTGCTCGCGACCGTCCGCGGCGACGTGCACGACATCGGCAAGAACCTCGTCGACATCATCCTCACCAACAACGGGTACGACGTCATCAACCTCGGCATCAAGCAGCCGATCGCCGACATCATCGCCGCGGCCGAGGAGCACGGCGCGGACGTGATCGGCATGTCGGGGCTGCTCGTGAAGTCGACGGTGGTGATGAAGGAGAACCTGGAGGAGCTCACCTCGCGAGGACTCGGCACGAAGTGGCCGGTGATCCTCGGCGGTGCGGCGCTCACGCGCGCGTACGTCGAGGACGACCTCGCCTCGCTGTTCGACGGCGAGGTGCGATACGCGCGCGACGCATTCGAAGGCCTCGCTCTGATGGAGCCCCTGGTGAAGATCGCTCGCGGCGCCGACCCGGCGTCCGTCGGCCTGCCGGCGCTCAAGAAGCGCCGCCACGCCGTCGGCTCCAAGCTCACGCTGACGGAGCCGGAGGCGATGCCCGCGCGCTCGGACGTCGCATCCGACAATCCGGTGCCCGCCCCGCCCTTCTGGGGCACCCGCATCGTACGAGGTCTCGCGCTGCACGACTACGCGGCGTTCCTCGACGAGCGCGCGACATTCATGGGCCAGTGGGGCCTCAAGCCCGGCCGCGGCGAGGACGGCGCCACATACGAGCAGCTCGTCGAGACCGAAGGCCGGCCGCGACTGCGGTACTGGCTCGACCGCATCCTCGCCGAAGGCATGCTCGACGCCTCGGTCGCGTACGGGTTCTTCCCTGTCGTGTCGGAGGGCAACGACGTCGTCGTGCTGCACCACGGGGACGACCCGTCGGGTGTGCTCGGCGCCGCCGGCCTCCTCGCCCCCGACGGCGGCTCCGGCGGCGCGGTCGGCACCGACCGCCTGCGCTTCCACTTCCCGCGCCAGCGGCGCGACCGCCACCTGTGCCTCGCCGACTTCGTGCGCTCGCGCGAGTCGGGGCACGTCGACGTGCTGCCGGTGCAGCTCGTGACGGCGGGCGCGAACATCGACTCGGTGACGGCGAAGCTCTTCGCCGAAGACAAGTACCGCGACTACTACGAGCTCAACGGGCTCGTGATGCAGCTGACCGAGGCGCTCGCCGAGTTCTGGCACGCGCGCATCCGCTCCGAGCTCGGCTTCTCGCACGAGGATCCCACCGACACCGCGGGCCTCTTCAAGCTCGAGTACCGCGGCGCCCGTTTCTCCCTCGGCTACCCCGCGTGCCCCGACATGGAGGACCGTCGCAAGGTCGTCGAGCTGCTGCGCCCCGAGCGCATGGGCGTCGAGCTCAGCGAGGAGCTGCAGCTGCACCCCGAGCAGTCCACCGACGCGTTCGTCTTCCACCACCCCGAGGCGAAGTACTTCTCCGTCTGA
- a CDS encoding LLM class F420-dependent oxidoreductase: MPLLDTPVRLGVQLQPQHAPYSAFRDAVLRLEEMGVDILFNWDHFFPLSGDPEGLHFESWTMLAAWAEQTEHVEFGALVNCNSYRNPDLQADMARTIDHISAKDGVGRFIFATGSGWFARDYEEYGYDFGTTGSRLNDLAAGLERIEERWQKLNPAPTRDIPVMIGGSGEQKTLRLVARHADIWHSFVRPGDLPHKLDVIERWAAREQRDTSNLVISNELQRRDESFADDLYDAGVRLFTLGFQGPDWDYDLIRRWLAWRDAKNA, translated from the coding sequence ATGCCCCTCCTCGACACTCCCGTGCGCCTCGGCGTGCAGCTGCAGCCCCAGCACGCCCCCTATTCCGCCTTCCGCGACGCGGTGCTCCGCCTCGAGGAGATGGGCGTCGACATCCTCTTCAACTGGGACCACTTCTTCCCGCTGAGCGGCGACCCCGAAGGTCTCCACTTCGAGTCATGGACGATGCTCGCGGCATGGGCCGAGCAGACCGAGCACGTCGAGTTCGGTGCCCTCGTCAACTGCAACAGCTACCGCAACCCCGACCTCCAGGCCGATATGGCCCGCACGATCGACCACATCTCCGCGAAGGACGGCGTGGGCCGCTTCATCTTCGCCACCGGCTCGGGCTGGTTCGCTCGGGACTACGAGGAGTACGGGTACGACTTCGGCACCACCGGGTCGCGCCTGAACGACCTCGCGGCCGGACTGGAGCGCATCGAGGAGCGCTGGCAGAAGCTCAACCCGGCGCCGACGCGCGACATCCCGGTCATGATCGGGGGTTCGGGCGAGCAGAAGACGCTGCGCCTCGTCGCCCGCCACGCCGACATCTGGCACAGCTTCGTGCGCCCGGGCGACCTCCCCCACAAGCTCGACGTCATCGAGCGGTGGGCCGCGCGCGAGCAGCGCGACACCTCGAACCTCGTCATCTCGAACGAGCTGCAGCGCCGCGACGAATCCTTCGCCGACGACCTCTACGACGCCGGTGTGCGCCTCTTCACCCTCGGCTTCCAGGGCCCCGACTGGGACTACGACCTCATCCGACGGTGGCTGGCCTGGCGCGATGCCAAGAACGCCTGA
- a CDS encoding permease prefix domain 1-containing protein → MTATATLTDRYVDAAMRTVPEAQRADLAAELRASIDDQVEARVEQGELRDDAERAVLIELGDPDKLAAQYTDRPLWLVGPRYFLDWWRLLKLLLYIVPACAAFGVSLAMVLDGATFGEIIGALVPLLLSVIVHLAFWTTLVFVILERTGHETMNGQRWTPDQLPEPRQKGVGLGDMIASLAFLGIMAGVVLWDLFVGFVPTEPGLSFLDPGLWPWWILALFAVMALEAVLAIVVYAIGRWTIGLAVVNGILNLVIAVPALWLLFEGRLINPAYFPTIIPDGGEEVGQILSIIVGFVIAGVAVWDTVDAALKAARARRGSSRVLN, encoded by the coding sequence ATGACCGCCACCGCCACCCTCACCGACCGCTACGTCGACGCCGCCATGCGCACGGTGCCCGAGGCGCAGCGCGCCGACCTCGCCGCCGAGCTGCGGGCATCCATCGACGACCAGGTCGAGGCGCGCGTCGAGCAGGGCGAACTGCGCGACGACGCCGAGCGCGCCGTGCTCATCGAGCTCGGCGACCCCGACAAGCTCGCCGCGCAGTACACCGATCGCCCGCTGTGGCTCGTCGGGCCGCGGTACTTCCTCGACTGGTGGCGGCTGCTCAAGCTGCTGCTCTACATCGTTCCCGCGTGCGCCGCGTTCGGCGTCTCGCTCGCGATGGTGCTCGACGGCGCAACGTTCGGCGAGATCATCGGCGCGCTCGTGCCGCTGCTGCTGTCGGTGATCGTGCACCTCGCGTTCTGGACGACGCTGGTGTTCGTGATCCTCGAGCGCACCGGCCACGAGACGATGAACGGCCAGCGCTGGACGCCCGACCAGCTCCCCGAGCCGCGCCAGAAGGGCGTCGGGCTCGGCGACATGATCGCGTCGCTGGCGTTCCTCGGGATCATGGCCGGGGTCGTGCTCTGGGATCTGTTCGTCGGGTTCGTGCCCACCGAACCAGGGCTGTCGTTCCTCGACCCCGGACTCTGGCCCTGGTGGATCCTGGCGCTGTTCGCGGTCATGGCGCTCGAAGCCGTGCTCGCGATCGTCGTCTACGCGATCGGACGCTGGACCATCGGCCTCGCGGTGGTCAACGGCATCCTGAATCTCGTCATCGCGGTGCCGGCGTTGTGGCTCCTGTTCGAGGGACGCCTCATCAACCCCGCGTACTTCCCGACGATCATCCCCGACGGCGGCGAAGAGGTGGGCCAGATCCTCTCGATCATCGTCGGCTTCGTGATCGCGGGAGTCGCAGTGTGGGACACGGTGGATGCCGCGCTCAAGGCGGCGCGCGCACGCCGGGGGTCGTCGCGCGTCCTCAACTGA
- a CDS encoding PadR family transcriptional regulator → MSESEILETHLQELRRGTVVLACLRLLEAPGYGYGLLEELGRRGFPTDANTLYPMLRRLEKQGCLTSEWNTDESRPRKFYRTSDAGQRLAGALTDDFRAIAAAIDALPEEK, encoded by the coding sequence ATGAGCGAATCCGAGATCCTCGAGACGCATCTGCAGGAGCTGCGGCGCGGCACGGTCGTGCTGGCGTGCCTGCGGCTGCTCGAGGCGCCGGGGTACGGGTACGGACTGCTCGAGGAGCTGGGGCGGCGCGGTTTCCCCACCGACGCGAACACGCTGTACCCGATGCTGCGGCGCCTCGAGAAGCAGGGCTGTCTCACGAGCGAGTGGAACACCGACGAGTCGCGCCCGCGCAAGTTCTACCGCACCAGCGACGCCGGCCAGCGCCTGGCGGGCGCCCTCACCGACGATTTCCGCGCGATCGCCGCCGCGATCGACGCCCTCCCCGAGGAGAAATGA
- a CDS encoding o-succinylbenzoate synthase, whose protein sequence is MTTPHPLPPLAEILDSAHVVALPLATRFRGIDVREALLFEGREGWAEFSPFAEYDDAEASTWLAAAIEDSRMPRPTARRELIGVNATVPAVAAASVPDVLARFDRCRTAKVKVAEPGQVLADDVARVRAVREAMGAEGRIRVDANGAWNVDEAEHAVHALAEFDLEYVEQPCASVEELAELRRRVKYMGIPIAADESVRKAADPLAVAQAGAADLLVIKAQPLGGLRRALEIVEAAGLPAIVSSALDTSVGLSMGVALAAALPELDYDCGLGTASLFTADVVDPPLTPRAGVLTVGRVIPDPALLAEHAASVDRRQWWLDRVARCYALLNA, encoded by the coding sequence GTGACGACGCCGCACCCGCTCCCCCCGCTCGCCGAGATCCTCGATTCCGCGCACGTCGTCGCACTGCCGCTCGCGACGCGGTTCCGCGGCATCGACGTGCGCGAGGCGCTCCTCTTCGAGGGCCGGGAGGGCTGGGCCGAGTTCTCGCCCTTCGCCGAGTACGACGACGCCGAGGCTTCGACGTGGCTGGCTGCCGCCATCGAGGATTCACGGATGCCGCGCCCCACCGCCCGCCGTGAGCTCATCGGCGTCAACGCCACCGTGCCGGCGGTGGCCGCAGCATCCGTTCCCGACGTGCTCGCGCGGTTCGACCGGTGCCGCACCGCGAAGGTCAAGGTGGCCGAGCCTGGTCAGGTGCTCGCGGACGACGTCGCGCGGGTGCGAGCGGTGCGAGAGGCGATGGGTGCCGAAGGGCGCATCCGGGTCGACGCGAACGGCGCGTGGAATGTCGACGAGGCCGAGCACGCGGTGCACGCGCTGGCCGAGTTCGACCTCGAATACGTCGAGCAGCCGTGCGCGAGCGTCGAGGAGCTCGCGGAGCTCCGCCGACGCGTGAAGTACATGGGCATCCCGATCGCGGCGGACGAGAGCGTGCGCAAGGCCGCCGATCCGCTGGCGGTCGCCCAGGCAGGGGCCGCCGACCTGCTGGTGATCAAGGCGCAGCCGCTCGGTGGCCTCCGGCGAGCGCTCGAGATCGTCGAGGCGGCGGGGCTGCCCGCGATCGTGTCGAGCGCCCTCGACACGTCGGTGGGGCTGTCGATGGGCGTCGCGCTGGCCGCGGCGCTTCCCGAGCTCGACTACGACTGCGGGCTCGGTACCGCGTCGCTGTTCACGGCGGACGTCGTGGACCCGCCGCTCACGCCGCGCGCCGGCGTGCTCACCGTGGGTCGTGTCATCCCCGACCCGGCGCTGCTCGCCGAGCACGCAGCATCCGTCGACCGCCGTCAGTGGTGGCTCGACCGCGTGGCCCGCTGCTACGCGTTGCTGAACGCGTAG